One stretch of Elephas maximus indicus isolate mEleMax1 chromosome 22, mEleMax1 primary haplotype, whole genome shotgun sequence DNA includes these proteins:
- the SEPTIN5 gene encoding septin-5 isoform X3: protein MDSLAAPQDRLVEQLLSPRTQAQRRLKDIDKQYVGFATLPNQVHRKSVKKGFDFTLMVAGESGLGKSTLVHSLFLTDLYKDRKLLSAEERISQTVEILKHTVDIEEKGVKLKLTIVDTPGFGDAVNNSECWKPITDYVDQQFEQYFRDESGLNRKNIQDNRVHCCLYFISPFGHGLRPVDVGFMKALHEKVNIVPLIAKADCLIPSEIRKLKERIREEIDKFGIRVYQFPECDSDEDEDFKQQDRELKESAPFAVIGSNTVVEAKGQRVRGRLYPWGIVEVENQAHCDFVKLRNMLIRTHMHDLKDVTCDVHYENYRAHCIQQMTSKLTQDSRMESPIPILPLPTPDAETEKLIRMKDEELRRMQEMLQKMKQQMQDQ, encoded by the exons ATGGACTCCCTGGCGGCGCCCCAGGACCGCCTGGTGGAGCAGCTGCTGTCGCCGCGGACCCAGGCCCAGAGGCGGCTCAAG GATATCGACAAACAGTACGTGGGCTTCGCCACACTGCCCAACCAGGTGCACCGAAAGTCAGTGAAGAAGGGCTTTGACTTCACACTCATGGTGGCTG GTGAGTCAGGTCTGGGGAAGTCCACACTGGTCCACAGCCTCTTCCTGACAGACTTGTACAAGGACCGGAAGCTGCTCAGTGCCGAGG AGCGCATCAGCCAGACAGTGGAGATCCTAAAGCACACGGTAGACATCGAGGAGAAGGGGGTCAAGCTGAAGCTCACCATCGTGGACACACCGGGCTTCGGGGACGCAGTCAACAACTCTGAGTG ctgGAAGCCCATCACCGACTACGTGGACCAGCAGTTTGAGCAGTATTTCCGTGACGAGAGCGGCCTGAACCGCAAGAACATCCAGGACAACCGGGTGCACTGCTGCCTGTACTTCATCTCTCCTTTTGGGCATGG GCTTCGGCCAGTGGATGTGGGTTTCATGAAGGCTCTGCATGAGAAGGTGAACATCGTGCCCCTCATTGCCAAAGCAGACTGTCTCATCCCCAGCGAGATCCGGAAGCTGAAGGAACGG ATCCGGGAGGAGATTGACAAGTTTGGGATCCGTGTGTACCAGTTTCCTGAATGTGACTCTGATGAGGACGAGGACTTCAAGCAGCAGGATCGGGAATTGAAG GAAAGTGCGCCCTTCGCGGTTATCGGCAGCAACACGGTGGTGGAAGCCAAGGGTCAGCGAGTCCGTGGGCGACTGTATCCCTGGGGGATCGTGGAGG TGGAGAACCAGGCACATTGTGACTTCGTGAAGCTGCGCAACATGCTCATCCGCACGCACATGCACGACCTCAAGGACGTGACTTGCGACGTGCACTACGAAAACTACCGTGCGCACTGCATCCAGCAGATGACCAG CAAATTGACCCAGGACAGCCGCATGGAGAGCCCTATCCCCATCCTGCCGCTGCCCACCCCCGACGCCGAGACGGAGAAGCTTATCCGAATGAAAGACGAGGAG CTGAGGCGCATGCAGGAAATGCTGCAGAAGATGAAGCAACAAATGCAGGACCAGTGA
- the SEPTIN5 gene encoding septin-5 isoform X1, translating into MPSAAFSAQVRWGEGMGLPQESQCAPDMSCSHSQDIDKQYVGFATLPNQVHRKSVKKGFDFTLMVAGESGLGKSTLVHSLFLTDLYKDRKLLSAEERISQTVEILKHTVDIEEKGVKLKLTIVDTPGFGDAVNNSECWKPITDYVDQQFEQYFRDESGLNRKNIQDNRVHCCLYFISPFGHGLRPVDVGFMKALHEKVNIVPLIAKADCLIPSEIRKLKERIREEIDKFGIRVYQFPECDSDEDEDFKQQDRELKESAPFAVIGSNTVVEAKGQRVRGRLYPWGIVEVENQAHCDFVKLRNMLIRTHMHDLKDVTCDVHYENYRAHCIQQMTSKLTQDSRMESPIPILPLPTPDAETEKLIRMKDEELRRMQEMLQKMKQQMQDQ; encoded by the exons ATGCCCTCTGCTGCCTTCTCAGCCCAAGTCAGGTGGGGAGAGGGCATGGGGCTGCCCCAGGAGTCGCAGTGTGCCCCTGACATGTCCTGCTCCCACTCCCAGGATATCGACAAACAGTACGTGGGCTTCGCCACACTGCCCAACCAGGTGCACCGAAAGTCAGTGAAGAAGGGCTTTGACTTCACACTCATGGTGGCTG GTGAGTCAGGTCTGGGGAAGTCCACACTGGTCCACAGCCTCTTCCTGACAGACTTGTACAAGGACCGGAAGCTGCTCAGTGCCGAGG AGCGCATCAGCCAGACAGTGGAGATCCTAAAGCACACGGTAGACATCGAGGAGAAGGGGGTCAAGCTGAAGCTCACCATCGTGGACACACCGGGCTTCGGGGACGCAGTCAACAACTCTGAGTG ctgGAAGCCCATCACCGACTACGTGGACCAGCAGTTTGAGCAGTATTTCCGTGACGAGAGCGGCCTGAACCGCAAGAACATCCAGGACAACCGGGTGCACTGCTGCCTGTACTTCATCTCTCCTTTTGGGCATGG GCTTCGGCCAGTGGATGTGGGTTTCATGAAGGCTCTGCATGAGAAGGTGAACATCGTGCCCCTCATTGCCAAAGCAGACTGTCTCATCCCCAGCGAGATCCGGAAGCTGAAGGAACGG ATCCGGGAGGAGATTGACAAGTTTGGGATCCGTGTGTACCAGTTTCCTGAATGTGACTCTGATGAGGACGAGGACTTCAAGCAGCAGGATCGGGAATTGAAG GAAAGTGCGCCCTTCGCGGTTATCGGCAGCAACACGGTGGTGGAAGCCAAGGGTCAGCGAGTCCGTGGGCGACTGTATCCCTGGGGGATCGTGGAGG TGGAGAACCAGGCACATTGTGACTTCGTGAAGCTGCGCAACATGCTCATCCGCACGCACATGCACGACCTCAAGGACGTGACTTGCGACGTGCACTACGAAAACTACCGTGCGCACTGCATCCAGCAGATGACCAG CAAATTGACCCAGGACAGCCGCATGGAGAGCCCTATCCCCATCCTGCCGCTGCCCACCCCCGACGCCGAGACGGAGAAGCTTATCCGAATGAAAGACGAGGAG CTGAGGCGCATGCAGGAAATGCTGCAGAAGATGAAGCAACAAATGCAGGACCAGTGA
- the SEPTIN5 gene encoding septin-5 isoform X2, whose protein sequence is MGAMSMVGGIGPLTSQQGPESLPRKGRGDIDKQYVGFATLPNQVHRKSVKKGFDFTLMVAGESGLGKSTLVHSLFLTDLYKDRKLLSAEERISQTVEILKHTVDIEEKGVKLKLTIVDTPGFGDAVNNSECWKPITDYVDQQFEQYFRDESGLNRKNIQDNRVHCCLYFISPFGHGLRPVDVGFMKALHEKVNIVPLIAKADCLIPSEIRKLKERIREEIDKFGIRVYQFPECDSDEDEDFKQQDRELKESAPFAVIGSNTVVEAKGQRVRGRLYPWGIVEVENQAHCDFVKLRNMLIRTHMHDLKDVTCDVHYENYRAHCIQQMTSKLTQDSRMESPIPILPLPTPDAETEKLIRMKDEELRRMQEMLQKMKQQMQDQ, encoded by the exons GATATCGACAAACAGTACGTGGGCTTCGCCACACTGCCCAACCAGGTGCACCGAAAGTCAGTGAAGAAGGGCTTTGACTTCACACTCATGGTGGCTG GTGAGTCAGGTCTGGGGAAGTCCACACTGGTCCACAGCCTCTTCCTGACAGACTTGTACAAGGACCGGAAGCTGCTCAGTGCCGAGG AGCGCATCAGCCAGACAGTGGAGATCCTAAAGCACACGGTAGACATCGAGGAGAAGGGGGTCAAGCTGAAGCTCACCATCGTGGACACACCGGGCTTCGGGGACGCAGTCAACAACTCTGAGTG ctgGAAGCCCATCACCGACTACGTGGACCAGCAGTTTGAGCAGTATTTCCGTGACGAGAGCGGCCTGAACCGCAAGAACATCCAGGACAACCGGGTGCACTGCTGCCTGTACTTCATCTCTCCTTTTGGGCATGG GCTTCGGCCAGTGGATGTGGGTTTCATGAAGGCTCTGCATGAGAAGGTGAACATCGTGCCCCTCATTGCCAAAGCAGACTGTCTCATCCCCAGCGAGATCCGGAAGCTGAAGGAACGG ATCCGGGAGGAGATTGACAAGTTTGGGATCCGTGTGTACCAGTTTCCTGAATGTGACTCTGATGAGGACGAGGACTTCAAGCAGCAGGATCGGGAATTGAAG GAAAGTGCGCCCTTCGCGGTTATCGGCAGCAACACGGTGGTGGAAGCCAAGGGTCAGCGAGTCCGTGGGCGACTGTATCCCTGGGGGATCGTGGAGG TGGAGAACCAGGCACATTGTGACTTCGTGAAGCTGCGCAACATGCTCATCCGCACGCACATGCACGACCTCAAGGACGTGACTTGCGACGTGCACTACGAAAACTACCGTGCGCACTGCATCCAGCAGATGACCAG CAAATTGACCCAGGACAGCCGCATGGAGAGCCCTATCCCCATCCTGCCGCTGCCCACCCCCGACGCCGAGACGGAGAAGCTTATCCGAATGAAAGACGAGGAG CTGAGGCGCATGCAGGAAATGCTGCAGAAGATGAAGCAACAAATGCAGGACCAGTGA
- the SEPTIN5 gene encoding septin-5 isoform X4: MSTGLRYKSKLATPEDKQDIDKQYVGFATLPNQVHRKSVKKGFDFTLMVAGESGLGKSTLVHSLFLTDLYKDRKLLSAEERISQTVEILKHTVDIEEKGVKLKLTIVDTPGFGDAVNNSECWKPITDYVDQQFEQYFRDESGLNRKNIQDNRVHCCLYFISPFGHGLRPVDVGFMKALHEKVNIVPLIAKADCLIPSEIRKLKERIREEIDKFGIRVYQFPECDSDEDEDFKQQDRELKESAPFAVIGSNTVVEAKGQRVRGRLYPWGIVEVENQAHCDFVKLRNMLIRTHMHDLKDVTCDVHYENYRAHCIQQMTSKLTQDSRMESPIPILPLPTPDAETEKLIRMKDEELRRMQEMLQKMKQQMQDQ, encoded by the exons GATATCGACAAACAGTACGTGGGCTTCGCCACACTGCCCAACCAGGTGCACCGAAAGTCAGTGAAGAAGGGCTTTGACTTCACACTCATGGTGGCTG GTGAGTCAGGTCTGGGGAAGTCCACACTGGTCCACAGCCTCTTCCTGACAGACTTGTACAAGGACCGGAAGCTGCTCAGTGCCGAGG AGCGCATCAGCCAGACAGTGGAGATCCTAAAGCACACGGTAGACATCGAGGAGAAGGGGGTCAAGCTGAAGCTCACCATCGTGGACACACCGGGCTTCGGGGACGCAGTCAACAACTCTGAGTG ctgGAAGCCCATCACCGACTACGTGGACCAGCAGTTTGAGCAGTATTTCCGTGACGAGAGCGGCCTGAACCGCAAGAACATCCAGGACAACCGGGTGCACTGCTGCCTGTACTTCATCTCTCCTTTTGGGCATGG GCTTCGGCCAGTGGATGTGGGTTTCATGAAGGCTCTGCATGAGAAGGTGAACATCGTGCCCCTCATTGCCAAAGCAGACTGTCTCATCCCCAGCGAGATCCGGAAGCTGAAGGAACGG ATCCGGGAGGAGATTGACAAGTTTGGGATCCGTGTGTACCAGTTTCCTGAATGTGACTCTGATGAGGACGAGGACTTCAAGCAGCAGGATCGGGAATTGAAG GAAAGTGCGCCCTTCGCGGTTATCGGCAGCAACACGGTGGTGGAAGCCAAGGGTCAGCGAGTCCGTGGGCGACTGTATCCCTGGGGGATCGTGGAGG TGGAGAACCAGGCACATTGTGACTTCGTGAAGCTGCGCAACATGCTCATCCGCACGCACATGCACGACCTCAAGGACGTGACTTGCGACGTGCACTACGAAAACTACCGTGCGCACTGCATCCAGCAGATGACCAG CAAATTGACCCAGGACAGCCGCATGGAGAGCCCTATCCCCATCCTGCCGCTGCCCACCCCCGACGCCGAGACGGAGAAGCTTATCCGAATGAAAGACGAGGAG CTGAGGCGCATGCAGGAAATGCTGCAGAAGATGAAGCAACAAATGCAGGACCAGTGA
- the GP1BB gene encoding platelet glycoprotein Ib beta chain, with the protein MGSGPRGALSLLLLLLASPSRPVVGCPAPCHCAGTRVDCGRRGLTWASLPAAFPPGTTELVLTGNNLTALPPGLLDVLPALRTAHLGANPWRCDCHLLPLRAWLAGRPERAPYRDLRCTAPAALRGRLLPYLAEEELRAACTPGALCWGALAAQLALLGLGLLHALLLGLLLCRLRARVRAAPDLWLSAPLVAEGAGASAS; encoded by the exons ATGGGCTCCG GGCCGCGCGGGGCGCTGAGcttgctgctcctgctgctggcaTCGCCAAGCCGTCCGGTCGTGGGCTGCCCCGCCCCATGCCACTGCGCAGGGACGCGCGTGGACTGCGGGCGTCGCGGGCTGACGTGGGCCTCGCTGCCAGCCGCCTTCCCGCCGGGCACGACGGAGCTGGTGCTGACGGGCAACAACCTAACGGCGCTGCCTCCAGGGCTGCTGGATGTGCTGCCCGCTCTGCGTACCGCGCACCTGGGCGCCAACCCCTGGCGCTGCGACTGCCACCTGCTGCCCCTGCGCGCCTGGCTCGCCGGCCGCCCCGAGCGCGCGCCCTATCGCGACCTGCGCTGCACAGCGCCCGCAGCGCTGCGGGGCCGCTTGCTGCCATACCTGGCTGAGGAGGAGCTGCGAGCCGCCTGCACTCCCGGCGCGCTCTGTTGGGGGGCGCTGGCGGCGCAGTTGGCGCTACTCGGCCTGGGGCTGCTGCATGCACTGCTGCTGGGGCTGCTGTTGTGCCGCCTGCGCGCCCGCGTCCGTGCCGCGCCCGACTTGTGGCTTAGCGCCCCGCTGGTGGCAGAGGGGGCCGGAGCAAGCGCTTCCTGA